In Motilibacter peucedani, one genomic interval encodes:
- a CDS encoding carbohydrate kinase family protein has protein sequence MPHTLAKDHRVESSTAAALQPEFDVFLQGTVFFDIVLTGLETMPAKGTEVWASGMGSCPGGIANLAVAAARLGLRTTLAAAFGDDVYGDFCWQTLCEQEGVDLSGSRRFAGWHSPVTVSMSVARDRSMVTHAHEAPVSASQLLAGTPRARAGIVHVEGTDEASLTAGRGDGTLLFADVGWDPTERWDSSVLDRLEGCHAFLPNSVEAMAYTRTDDPRAALHRLAERVPLAVVTCGGQGALAVDATTGEEEWAPSLPVNAYDPTGAGDVFGAALVLGTLRGWPLRQRLAFANLCAALSVQQVGGSLAAPGWGDIADWWSHVQADAAGGSAAALEWRSRYDFLPAVLPAPPLRTGRRATATLARASDA, from the coding sequence ATGCCGCACACGCTAGCGAAGGACCACCGAGTGGAGAGCAGCACCGCCGCCGCACTGCAGCCGGAGTTCGACGTCTTCCTGCAGGGGACGGTGTTCTTCGACATCGTCCTGACCGGACTCGAGACCATGCCGGCCAAGGGCACCGAGGTCTGGGCCTCCGGCATGGGCTCGTGCCCGGGAGGCATCGCCAACCTCGCGGTGGCGGCGGCCCGGCTCGGGCTGCGCACGACGCTCGCGGCGGCCTTCGGTGACGACGTCTACGGCGACTTCTGCTGGCAGACCCTGTGCGAGCAGGAGGGGGTCGACCTGAGCGGGTCGCGCCGCTTCGCCGGCTGGCACTCGCCGGTCACCGTGTCGATGTCGGTGGCGCGCGACCGCAGCATGGTGACCCACGCGCACGAGGCGCCGGTCAGCGCGTCGCAGCTGCTCGCCGGCACCCCGCGCGCGCGTGCCGGCATCGTCCACGTCGAGGGCACCGACGAGGCGTCCCTCACCGCCGGGCGCGGCGACGGGACGCTGCTGTTCGCCGACGTCGGCTGGGACCCCACCGAGCGCTGGGACTCCTCGGTGCTCGACCGGCTCGAGGGCTGCCACGCCTTCCTGCCCAACAGCGTCGAGGCGATGGCCTACACCCGCACCGACGACCCGCGCGCCGCGCTGCACCGCCTGGCCGAGCGCGTGCCGCTCGCCGTCGTCACCTGCGGCGGACAGGGCGCGCTGGCCGTCGACGCCACCACCGGTGAGGAGGAGTGGGCGCCCTCGCTCCCGGTCAACGCCTACGACCCGACCGGCGCCGGCGACGTGTTCGGCGCCGCTCTGGTGCTCGGGACCCTGCGCGGCTGGCCGCTGCGCCAGCGCCTGGCCTTCGCCAACCTGTGCGCGGCGCTCTCGGTGCAGCAGGTGGGCGGGTCGCTGGCCGCGCCGGGCTGGGGCGACATCGCCGACTGGTGGTCCCACGTCCAGGCCGACGCGGCGGGCGGCTCGGCGGCGGCGCTGGAGTGGCGCAGCCGCTACGACTTCCTGCCCGCCGTCCTGCCGGCGCCCCCGCTGCGCACCGGCCGCCGCGCCACGGCGACGCTCGCCCGCGCGTCCGACGCCTGA
- a CDS encoding ABC transporter ATP-binding protein yields MAEVLRLDGVTVVRGGGPILEDLDWTVREGERWVVLGPNGAGKTTLLQIAATAIHATRGRVEVLGEELGLVDVFELRPRIGLASAAIASRLPGSERVLDVVVTATYAVLGRWRESYDEVDTRRAQALLEALGAGHLAERTFGTLSEGERKRVQIARALMADPELMLLDEPAAGLDLGGREDLVRRLAALAADPVAPAMVLVTHHVEEVPPGFTHALLLRAGRAVASGPVDEVLAEGPLSEAFGLPLEVQKTGERWTARARA; encoded by the coding sequence ATGGCTGAGGTGCTGCGGCTCGACGGCGTGACCGTGGTCCGCGGCGGCGGCCCGATCCTCGAGGACCTCGACTGGACCGTCCGCGAGGGGGAGCGCTGGGTCGTCCTCGGCCCCAACGGCGCCGGCAAGACCACCCTGCTCCAGATCGCCGCGACCGCCATCCACGCGACCCGCGGCCGGGTCGAGGTGCTGGGCGAGGAGCTCGGGCTGGTCGACGTCTTCGAGCTGCGGCCCCGCATCGGGCTGGCCAGCGCCGCGATCGCCTCGCGGCTGCCCGGCTCGGAGCGCGTCCTCGACGTGGTCGTCACCGCGACCTACGCCGTGCTCGGCCGCTGGCGCGAGAGCTACGACGAGGTCGACACCCGGCGGGCGCAGGCGCTGCTCGAGGCCCTCGGCGCCGGCCACCTCGCCGAGCGCACCTTCGGCACGCTGTCCGAGGGCGAGCGCAAGCGCGTGCAGATCGCCCGGGCCCTGATGGCCGACCCCGAGCTCATGCTGCTCGACGAGCCCGCGGCCGGGCTCGACCTCGGCGGGCGCGAGGACCTCGTGCGCCGGCTCGCGGCCCTGGCGGCCGACCCGGTCGCGCCGGCGATGGTGCTCGTCACCCACCACGTCGAGGAGGTGCCGCCCGGCTTCACCCACGCGCTGCTGCTGCGCGCCGGGCGCGCCGTCGCCTCCGGACCGGTCGACGAGGTGCTGGCCGAGGGTCCGCTCAGCGAGGCGTTCGGCCTGCCGCTCGAGGTGCAGAAGACCGGCGAGCGCTGGACGGCGCGCGCCCGCGCCTAG
- a CDS encoding cobalamin B12-binding domain-containing protein, translated as MTGSSGEFLAALSALSRRGAVEVVVGARAGGAAVGTLVADVFAPAEREVGLRWERDEWSVAQEHAATVIAELALSAVSQDGHDRVHGRLVAACVSGEWHAFPVRLVAESLRDLGWSVTCLGGSVPADQLEGFLREHRPDAVLLSATLAASLPGALESVAAARRAGVPAVLGGAAADAYPAAAAAVGAHAAPSDVLAVHDLLERLVGSPPLPEPPGAQAQQRCRDLHSERPALVDALGGAASALPAAAGSLLAPLVDTLAAAALLGDTAPLDDFTDWLTGVVRVRGGDPAAVDALVQALRREAAPLVPELGELATAGVRRG; from the coding sequence ATGACCGGTTCCTCGGGGGAGTTCCTCGCCGCGCTGAGCGCGCTGTCGCGGCGCGGGGCGGTGGAGGTGGTGGTCGGCGCGCGCGCCGGCGGCGCCGCGGTCGGCACGCTGGTGGCCGACGTGTTCGCGCCCGCCGAGCGCGAGGTCGGCCTGCGCTGGGAGCGGGACGAGTGGTCGGTCGCCCAGGAGCACGCGGCCACCGTCATCGCCGAGCTCGCCCTGTCGGCCGTCTCCCAGGACGGGCACGACCGCGTCCACGGGCGCCTGGTGGCGGCCTGCGTCAGCGGCGAGTGGCACGCCTTCCCGGTGCGCCTGGTCGCCGAGTCCCTGCGCGACCTCGGCTGGTCGGTGACCTGCCTCGGCGGGTCCGTCCCGGCCGACCAGCTGGAGGGCTTCCTGCGCGAGCACCGGCCCGACGCGGTGCTGCTCAGCGCCACGCTCGCCGCCAGCCTGCCCGGGGCGCTGGAGTCGGTGGCGGCGGCCCGGCGCGCCGGCGTCCCGGCGGTCCTCGGCGGTGCGGCGGCCGACGCGTACCCCGCTGCCGCGGCCGCTGTCGGAGCCCACGCGGCGCCGTCCGACGTCCTCGCGGTGCACGACCTGCTCGAGAGGCTGGTGGGCAGCCCGCCGCTGCCCGAGCCGCCCGGCGCCCAGGCCCAGCAGCGCTGCCGCGACCTCCACTCCGAGCGCCCGGCCCTGGTCGACGCCCTCGGCGGTGCGGCGTCGGCGCTGCCGGCCGCGGCCGGCTCGCTGCTCGCCCCGCTGGTCGACACCCTCGCCGCCGCGGCGCTGCTCGGGGACACCGCGCCGCTGGACGACTTCACCGACTGGCTCACCGGAGTCGTACGCGTCCGGGGCGGCGACCCCGCCGCCGTCGACGCGCTGGTGCAGGCGCTGCGGCGGGAGGCCGCGCCGCTCGTGCCCGAGCTCGGTGAGCTCGCGACGGCGGGAGTGCGTCGTGGCTGA
- a CDS encoding GAF domain-containing protein: MSSSRTQAVRSRLRATLGEVGLTTTSTSAAVAAFLLGAVAGKSTGSHRRWLLLAGAVCVAAGVLAGWLQRRRDSARVQTAREVAEEAQEEFGLTLNGALAPLTSYLGEMAVALTTAERRAVGGRLAQAAVDAAVRVTTPSARSAFYRLDARGHALVREAYAGRPTPPRTSFVSGTSDGNFVLDLVRSGDILVVEDVAQHPFVTPSPRGGYATVIAAAVNAGSERIGLLTVDAPAVGELGGTDVEVVRVLANLLGAGLAESER, encoded by the coding sequence ATGAGCTCCAGCAGGACCCAGGCGGTGCGCTCCCGGCTGCGCGCCACCCTGGGCGAGGTGGGGCTGACGACCACCTCGACCTCGGCAGCGGTGGCCGCCTTCCTGCTCGGTGCGGTCGCGGGCAAGTCCACGGGGAGCCACCGGCGCTGGCTGCTGCTGGCCGGCGCGGTGTGCGTGGCCGCGGGCGTGCTGGCCGGGTGGCTGCAGCGGCGGCGCGACTCGGCCCGGGTGCAGACCGCCCGCGAGGTGGCCGAGGAGGCGCAGGAGGAGTTCGGGCTCACGCTCAACGGCGCGCTGGCGCCGCTCACCAGCTACCTCGGCGAGATGGCGGTGGCCCTGACGACGGCCGAGCGCCGGGCGGTGGGCGGCCGGCTCGCGCAGGCGGCGGTCGACGCGGCCGTCCGGGTCACGACGCCCTCGGCGCGCAGCGCCTTCTACCGGCTCGACGCGCGCGGCCACGCGCTGGTCCGCGAGGCCTACGCCGGTCGGCCGACCCCGCCGCGCACCTCGTTCGTGAGCGGCACCTCCGACGGCAACTTCGTGCTCGACCTGGTGCGCTCCGGCGACATCCTCGTCGTCGAGGACGTCGCCCAGCACCCGTTCGTCACGCCGAGCCCGCGCGGCGGCTACGCCACCGTCATCGCCGCGGCGGTCAACGCCGGCAGCGAGCGCATCGGCCTGCTCACGGTCGACGCGCCCGCCGTCGGCGAGCTCGGCGGCACCGACGTCGAGGTCGTCCGCGTCCTCGCCAACCTGCTCGGCGCGGGTCTCGCCGAGTCCGAGCGCTAG
- a CDS encoding family 4 glycosyl hydrolase, which produces MRLAVVGGGGFRVPLVHRALLGQRPGAPEVDEVVLHDPDSARLRTVAAVLEGLGEGRRGGPRVRLAADLDDALTGADAVFSAMRVGGTAGRVHDERVALGLGVLGQETVGAGGLAYALRTVPVALDLAERVARLAPDAWVVNFTNPAGIVTQAMSQVLGDRVIGICDSPSALARRAARAAGADSAAAAEAVAGYAGLNHLGWLRSLEVGGTDVLPGLLADTAALESFEEGRLFGAPWLRSLGALPNEYLWYYYAAEQAHASVRSAAATRGEVVAAQQESFYSRAAGAPPARALELWLETLQAREETYFAEGRDAGEARDPAEVEGEGYEGVALALLGALSGRGQRRLVLDVRNGSTLGFLPPDAVVEVSCTVDEHGARPLPAPPLGLHEQALVSAVKASEYAVVEAATTGSREAAVRAFAFHPLVGSVARAEALADAYLGA; this is translated from the coding sequence ATGCGTCTGGCGGTCGTCGGCGGGGGCGGCTTCCGCGTGCCCCTGGTCCATCGTGCCCTGCTCGGCCAGCGGCCCGGGGCGCCGGAGGTCGACGAGGTCGTCCTGCACGACCCCGACAGCGCGCGGCTGCGGACCGTCGCGGCGGTGCTCGAGGGGCTGGGCGAGGGCCGCCGGGGCGGGCCGCGCGTGCGGCTGGCCGCCGACCTCGACGACGCCCTGACGGGGGCCGACGCCGTCTTCAGCGCGATGCGCGTCGGCGGCACGGCCGGCCGCGTCCACGACGAGCGCGTCGCCCTCGGGCTGGGCGTGCTCGGCCAGGAGACCGTGGGCGCCGGCGGGCTGGCCTACGCGCTGCGCACGGTGCCGGTGGCGCTCGACCTCGCCGAGCGCGTCGCGCGCCTCGCCCCGGACGCGTGGGTCGTCAACTTCACCAACCCGGCCGGCATCGTCACCCAGGCGATGTCGCAGGTGCTGGGCGACCGCGTGATCGGCATCTGCGACTCCCCCAGCGCGCTGGCCCGGCGGGCCGCCCGGGCCGCGGGCGCCGACTCGGCCGCCGCCGCCGAGGCGGTCGCGGGCTACGCCGGGCTCAACCACCTGGGCTGGCTGCGCTCGCTCGAGGTGGGTGGCACCGACGTGCTGCCCGGTCTGCTGGCCGACACCGCGGCGCTCGAGTCGTTCGAGGAGGGCCGGCTGTTCGGCGCGCCGTGGCTGCGCTCGCTCGGTGCGCTGCCCAACGAGTACCTCTGGTACTACTACGCCGCCGAGCAGGCCCACGCCAGCGTGCGCAGCGCCGCCGCCACGCGCGGGGAGGTCGTGGCGGCGCAGCAGGAGTCGTTCTACTCGCGGGCGGCAGGGGCTCCCCCGGCCCGCGCGCTCGAGCTCTGGCTCGAGACGCTGCAGGCCCGCGAGGAGACCTACTTCGCCGAGGGCCGCGACGCGGGTGAGGCGCGCGACCCCGCGGAGGTCGAGGGAGAGGGCTACGAGGGCGTGGCGCTCGCGCTGCTCGGCGCGCTCTCCGGCCGCGGTCAGCGCCGGCTGGTGCTCGACGTGCGCAACGGCTCGACTCTGGGCTTCCTGCCGCCCGACGCGGTGGTCGAGGTCTCGTGCACCGTCGACGAGCACGGCGCCCGGCCGCTGCCCGCGCCGCCGCTGGGGCTGCACGAGCAGGCGCTCGTGAGCGCGGTCAAGGCCAGCGAGTACGCGGTGGTCGAGGCCGCCACGACCGGGAGCCGGGAGGCGGCGGTGCGGGCGTTCGCGTTCCACCCGCTGGTGGGCTCGGTGGCGCGCGCCGAGGCGCTGGCCGACGCGTACCTCGGAGCTTGA
- a CDS encoding putative bifunctional diguanylate cyclase/phosphodiesterase — translation MADAREDAGSRLGLGLVEWTPGPGEGPRDMPAPAARLAHADPALAALLGRPGEDLAGVPAEQVLAPPVWTALRTATSSPVEATLPRPTGPGLTVVLHWSLQGPGRLLLAVEDVTSRRRLLRSLQRKALYDPLTGLPNRVLFLEHLEQALRDAQRSGRPAAVAFVDVDDLKAVNEVLGHEAGDELLITVAHRLRRSLRASDVAGRLSGDEFAVVCPRLNGAQELSAIGERLLTTVAGACMLGGREVAASVSVGLAQTGGAPVSSAAALLGHADEALRRAKRRGKRQYVVFDAALDDELRARRAVESELSDALAGGQLRVHYQPVVDLTAGRVVGAEALLRWQHPVRGLLGPDEFLPLAEDTGAIVELGRWVLDQACAQAALWRAQRPGVTVAVNVSPRQLGRGDVALAVEESLERHGLDPGGLRIEVTESALTESSSARSELWEIDASGVPVGIDDFGTGYASLSYLRQLPVGFIKIDRSFVADMVSDPDQHAIVASVTSLALALGIGVVAEGVETGAQAEALVALGCTTAQGFLYARPMPAEELALLSPGRVGARAGS, via the coding sequence GTGGCTGACGCCCGCGAGGACGCCGGCTCGCGGCTCGGCCTGGGCCTGGTGGAGTGGACGCCGGGCCCCGGCGAGGGCCCGCGCGACATGCCCGCGCCTGCCGCGCGCCTCGCGCACGCCGACCCCGCGCTCGCCGCCCTGCTGGGCCGTCCCGGGGAGGACCTCGCCGGCGTCCCCGCCGAGCAGGTGCTGGCGCCGCCGGTCTGGACGGCGCTGCGCACGGCCACGTCCTCGCCCGTCGAGGCGACGCTGCCCCGGCCGACAGGGCCGGGTCTCACCGTGGTGCTGCACTGGTCGCTGCAGGGCCCGGGCCGGCTGCTTCTCGCGGTCGAGGACGTCACCTCGCGCCGCCGGCTCCTGCGCTCGCTGCAGCGCAAGGCGCTCTACGACCCCCTCACCGGCCTGCCCAACCGGGTGCTCTTCCTCGAGCACCTGGAGCAGGCCCTGCGCGACGCCCAGCGCAGCGGGCGCCCGGCCGCCGTGGCCTTCGTCGACGTCGACGACCTGAAGGCGGTCAACGAGGTGCTCGGCCACGAGGCGGGCGACGAGCTGCTCATCACGGTCGCGCACCGCCTGCGCCGCAGCCTGCGCGCCTCGGACGTCGCCGGCCGCCTCAGCGGCGACGAGTTCGCGGTGGTGTGCCCCCGTCTCAACGGAGCCCAGGAGCTGTCGGCGATCGGCGAGCGACTGCTGACCACGGTCGCGGGCGCCTGCATGCTCGGCGGCCGCGAGGTCGCCGCCTCGGTCAGCGTCGGGCTGGCGCAGACCGGCGGCGCGCCGGTCAGCAGCGCGGCCGCCCTGCTCGGCCACGCCGACGAGGCGCTGCGCCGGGCCAAGCGGCGCGGCAAGCGGCAGTACGTCGTCTTCGACGCCGCCCTCGACGACGAGCTCCGCGCGCGGCGGGCGGTCGAGAGCGAGCTGTCCGACGCGCTGGCCGGCGGGCAGCTGCGGGTGCACTACCAGCCGGTCGTCGACCTCACCGCCGGCCGGGTCGTCGGCGCGGAGGCGCTGCTGCGCTGGCAGCACCCGGTGCGCGGGCTGCTGGGCCCGGACGAGTTCCTCCCGCTGGCCGAGGACACCGGCGCCATCGTCGAGCTGGGGCGCTGGGTGCTCGACCAGGCGTGCGCGCAGGCGGCACTCTGGCGCGCGCAGCGGCCGGGCGTCACCGTGGCGGTCAACGTGTCGCCGCGCCAGCTCGGGCGCGGCGACGTCGCGCTGGCGGTGGAGGAGTCGCTCGAGCGTCACGGGCTCGACCCCGGCGGCCTGCGCATCGAGGTCACGGAGTCGGCGCTCACCGAGTCGTCGTCGGCGCGCAGCGAGCTGTGGGAGATCGACGCGTCGGGTGTGCCGGTCGGCATCGACGACTTCGGCACCGGCTACGCGTCGCTGAGCTACCTGCGCCAGCTGCCGGTGGGCTTCATCAAGATCGACCGCTCCTTCGTCGCCGACATGGTCAGCGACCCCGACCAGCACGCGATCGTCGCGTCCGTCACCTCGCTGGCCCTCGCACTCGGCATCGGCGTGGTCGCCGAGGGGGTCGAGACCGGCGCCCAGGCCGAGGCGCTGGTGGCCCTGGGGTGCACCACGGCGCAGGGCTTCCTCTACGCGCGGCCGATGCCGGCTGAAGAGCTGGCGCTGCTCAGCCCCGGTCGGGTCGGGGCTCGAGCGGGGAGTTGA